CGTTAGAATGACTGTAAATCCGATAAATTTGACGAATAAATAAAAGAAGGGAGTAACCCTTAACTGAAAAATGACCGTTCTACCTACTCGTTTTCATCTTCATTTTCAAAAAATTTTAGAAATATTTTAGAAATACTTTATAAATATTTGAAGTTTGTCCTTTAAACTGGAAGTGTAACCAAATTAAAAGGAGGACAATGATGAAAAAAATCATTTTTGAAAAGCGCTGTAGCGCTAGTAACTTGTGGCTTGCTCGCTCTAGGAGCGGGTCATGTTCAAGCTGACCAGCAGAAATTGCCGTCGGGCACATCCTACGACCAAATCGGTCAGAAGATTGAGGACTACTACAAGGAGCACGAAAAAAACAGTGCTGGTATGGCGACGACCGTCATTGACAAGGACGGACAGACCATTTACCAAAACAACTTTGGCTATATGGACAAGGAAAATAAGCAAGCGGTGGATGACAACCCGGTCTTCGAGTGGGAGGGTCAACGACCAAAATCACCGTCTGGGTCAGTGTCATGCAGCTCTGGGCAAGATGGCGGATTTGGTTTAAATAGTCATCAAACAGATATAAACCAGCATTGCTATGATAGCAATGCTGGTTTTGTTTAGCACTTCCCCCCCACTTTTTCTACCACTTACCTGCAGAAACTTACCACTTACCGAAAAAGGGTAGATTTGGCGCTGCCCTTTTGTTAGGATAAGGGTGCAAAGGGGAAGGCAGTTTAAATTCTAAGGAGGCAATCATGAAAACATCATTTTTGAAAAGCGCTGTGGCGCTGGTAACATGTGGCTTGGTGGCTTTTGGAGCAGCGCAAGTTCGAGCTGACCAGCAAAAATTGCCGTCGGGCACGCCTTATGACCAAATCGGTCAGAAAATTGAAAATTTCCACAAGGAACACGAAAAAACCAGCGCGGGACTGGCGGCAGCAGTCTTTGATAAGGACGGCCAAACCATTTACCAAAAGAACTTTGGCTATATGGACAAGGAAAAGAAGCTGGCTGTGGACGACAGTTCAGTTTTCGAGTGGGGCTCTGCCACCAAACTGACCGTCTGGCTCAGCGTCATGCAGCTCTGGGAAGAAGGAAAAATTGACCTAAAAACAGATATAAAAGAGTATCTGCCCAAGGATTTCCTGAAACACCTCAAATACGACAAGCCCATTACCATGCTTGACCTCATGAACCACCAAGCGGGTTTTGATGAAACGCCGCTGAGCACAGGAGCAGGCAAGAGCTTGGAAGAATTACTAAAAAGCCAGCCCGCTCAAACTTATGAGCCAGGGACGGTGACATCCTATTCCAATTACAGTACAGCTCTAGCAGGCTACATCGTGGAGCGCATCAGCGGACAGGACTTTGCGGCTTATGTCCACGAGCATATTTTCCAGCCTTTGGGCATGAACCATACCGCTCTCTTACCTGATTTGTCGGACAATACCTATGTCCGAGACAAGCGGCAGGGTGAGAAAACCTATGATACAAACGGAAGTTTATATCTAGATAAATTGCTTCCCGCGGATATTTATCCAGCGGGGCAGGCGACAGGGACTTTTGACGATTTCAAGCGGTTCGCGCAAGCTCTTTTGAGAAAGGAAAAGCTCTTTAAGCGCCCAGAAACCTGGAATGAACTGTATCAGACAACTTCTACATTCTCAGATAAAGCAGTCGCTAAGAATGCCCACGGCTTTTGGGTGACAGAGTATGAGATAGGCTCTATTTTAGGGCACGGCGGTCATTCTTTTGCCGGTTTTTCAACCATGATTTCGCTGGATTTCAAGTCGGGTATCGGCATGGTTACCATGGTAAATCAGAGAGAAGAAGCCACCTTTTCTTTCGGTCTGCCCGATTTAGTCTTTGGCAAGAAAAAGCAAGCCCCTAACCAGTCTCAAAAAGACTTTCAGGAGGGCATGTATCGGACTTCCCGCTCCATTCAGCAAGGCCCGACCTCTATTTCGCGCCTTACTCCTGTTTATACTTTTTATGTGAAAGATGTGATCAAAGACGGTCATCTGCTACTCAGCAACTACTGGCTTTGGCAACATCGCCAAGGACGAACAGAAGTTGAAACAACCTATAATCATTTAGAAAAGCTCTCGCTTTGGGAGGTGGTAAAGGATTATGGTTCTGTCGCTCTGCTGGGTCTCGCAGTTGTTTATGCTGTGCTTGTTCTTTTGTTAGCTGCTTTGGGTAAGGTGTATCGCTTGCTTTTTGGGAAAGAAAGTAAAAGAGCGACTCCAAGAAGTTGGAAAATTTGGCATTATGGCACTTGCGGACTGATTTTGGTTAGCCTAGTCAATCTAGTAGGTCTCGTCATCGTTGCCGTTTCGGGCAAGTACATGCCCGATTATCGCTGGCAAACCATTCTCTTTGCCTTCTTAGCACTGATTTTTCTGGTCAATGCTGCGCTGCCCATCTTCCTGCGCTCAAAATTCCAAGTGAGCAAGGGTCGAAAAATCTTGACCTACTTGACCAGCAGTGCTTCACTTATCGTCGTTCTCAATCTCCTCTACTGGAGCCTATATCAGTGGTGGACGCTCTACTAAAAGAAAGGAAAGTTATGACCCATTCTCAAAAAATCGAAACAATGATTCAAAACGGCTCCGACCAACTCTACACCGTTTGCTATCCCAATCCTGACAAGGAAACGATTATCCTGCTGCACGGTGGACCGGGAACGCCTGATGACTTCAAGCTCTTTATCCCTAAGCTCGAAAAAGATTATCAACTGATTGTCTTTCACCAGCGGGGAACGAGGAAATCGCCCTGTCCGAGTGGCGACTACAGCATGGAGGCCTACATTGCAGACATCAACACAATCGCCGACCACTTCAATGTAGATAAATTTCACCTTTTGGGGCATTCCTGGGGTGGATTGTACGCGCAAATCTACGCCAGCAAAATCCCTGAGCGGCTCCTTAGTCTCTTTCTTTCCTCGCCGGGAACAGGCACGGGCAAGCAGTGGAAACAAATGGAAAAGGAAATGATGAATTACAATAAAAATCACTGCACGACTATCGAATGGCTGAAAATGGGAATCTATTCTCTGCTGGGAGGTCTTGGCAGTTCCAAGGCTTCGCAGGCTCTCTATCGTCAGGTTGCTCGCAATTACAATGCCGACTATCCAGCCTTTCGCGATGTGACGTTTAACTTGAGCAATGTTTCAGTCCGGGCAGGCAATCAGACAAGAAAGGAAATTATGGCCTATCCTCTCTTGCCCCGCCTAGAACATCCTGCTTTTCCTATTACCGTGACTTTCGGTGACAATGATATTTTTGGTGCTAGCATGCACTTTGTCATCAGCCGCTATCCCAGCGCTCAGGTGTTCACCATTAAAAACAGCGGCCACTTCCCATTTCTCCACAATCCAGAAGACTACTTTGCTATCTTGCACCAGCATTTTGGAGCATAAAAAGAACCTATAAAAGCAAGACCGCTTTTATAGGTTTTTCTTTTCTTTTTTCTTGACGGGCATTCTCGCTAAATCCCGCAAGGCAAAATAAGCAAGAAAGGTCACGCCAATGCTGACGAAGATTTCGCTAGGCAGCTGGAAAATTCGGAAAGCTGCTAGAGTTAAGAGGATGAGCAAGACAACCAAGATAAGCACCAGCGTCACTACATTGAGTGTTCCGCGAATGCTAGGCGGAGCAGCAAAAATGTAAAATAAGAGAATGAGAATTCCCACAATCAAATAAAACATAAACCTATTGTTTTTGTAAAAAAAAAGAGCAAAAACTCAAAACGTCTATCCGACTTCCTAAGTTCTTGCTCATTTATTATTCTTCATCAAAATTCTTTTTTGATTTCTTAGGCGGCTTGAGACGATTAATATCCCGCAAAGCCAAGACGGTCACTACGGATAGGCCAAATCCTACAAAATATTCAGCTGGCAATTGGAAAATCTGAAAAATGCCTAAGCCGAATAAGATAATCAAGGCCACAATCAGTAAAACCATGGTCACAGCATTAACAGTGCCTTTAATACTAGATGGAACAGCAAAAATGTAGAAAAAGAGGATTAAAATCCCAATGATAAGATAAACCATATTGCTGCTCCTTTCCTTTTTAATTATTCAGCTGCAGCTGATTTTTTCTTTTTATTGGCTTTTTCGCGTTCTTGTTTATTTAAAATTTGCTTGCGCAGACGAATAGATTCTGGCGTTACTTCCATGTATTCGTCGTCATTCAAGAATTCCAAGGATTCTTCTAAGGTCAAAATGCGCGGTGTCTTGATGACTGCTGTCTGGTCCTTCGTAGCAGAACGAACGTTGGTCATTTGCTTAGCTTTGGTGATATTAACAGTCAAGTCATTTTCACGAGAGTTTTCACCAATAATCATTCCTTCGTAAACCTCAGTACCTGGGTTGACAAAGATGGTTCCGCGCTCTTCAATAGACATGATAGAGTAGGTCGTTGCCTTACCAGCATCGATAGATACCAAGGCACCGCGGTGGCGGCCACCAATTTCACCTGGAATAAGTGGTAGGTATTGATCAAAGGTATGGTTCATGATACCGTAACCACGAGTCATGGATAAGAACTCAGTTGAGTAACCAATCAAACCACGGGCAGGAACCAAGAAGACCAAGCGAGTCTGACCATTTCCTGTAGCCACCATATCCAGCATTTCACCCTTGCGCTCAGAAAGGCTTTGGATGACCGAGCCTTGATATTCTTCAGGTGTGTCGATTTGGACGCGCTCAAATGGCTCACATTTAACACCGTCGATTTCTTTCACGATAACTTCTGGACGAGATACTTGCAGCTCATACCCTTCACGACGCATGGTTTCAATCAGAATTGACAAGTGCAATTCACCACGACCTGAAACAATCCACTTGTCTGGTGAATCAGTTGGTTCAACACGCAGAGATACATCTGTTTGCAGTTCAGCCTGCAGCCGTTCTTCAACCTTACGAGAAGTTACCCATTTTCCTTCGCGACCGGCGAAAGGTGAGTTATTGACCAAGAAGGTCATCTGCAGAGTCGGCTCATCAATATGCAGAATTGGTAGAGCTTCTACCGCATCGGTCGGAGTAATAGTTTCTCCGACAAAGATATCTTCCATACCTGAAACAGCAATCAAGTCACCCGCTTTGGCTTCGTTGATTTCACGACGCTCCAAACCAAAGAAACCAAAGAGCTTGGTCACACGGAAGTTCTTGGTAGTGCCGTCTAGTTTAGAAAGGGTTACTTGGTCACCAACCTTAACAGTACCACGGAAGACACGGCCGATACCAATACGGCCGACGAAGTCATTGTAGTCCAAGAGTGACACTTGGAATTGGAAAGGTTCGTCAGAATTATCCACTGGTGCTGGGATATGGTCAATGATGGTATCAAAAATCGGTGCCATGGTGTGCTCTTGATCAGCTGGATCGTCAGACATAGATGAGGTTCCATTGATAGCGGAAGCATAAACCACTGGGAAGTCCAGCTGGTCATCATCCGCTCCAAGCTCAATAAAGAGTTCCAATACTTCATCCACTACTTCTGATGGACGAGCAGACGGCTTATCGATTTTGTTCACAACTACGATAGGAACAAGGTCTTGCTCCAAGGCTTTTTTCAATACAAAGCGGGTCTGAGGCATAGTTCCTTCGTAGGCGTCCACAACCAGAACAACCCCGTCTACCATCTTCATAATCCGCTCTACTTCACCACCGAAGTCCGCGTGCCCTGGTGTATCCATGATATTGATACGAGTACCTTCGTAAGCCACGGCTGTATTTTTAGCCAAGATGGTAATACCGCGCTCCTTTTCAATATCGTTTGAGTCCATTGCCCGCTCTTGCAGCTCTTTACGCTCATCTAGTGTATGAGATTGTTTCAGCAACTCATCAACTAAGGTTGTTTTCCCGTGGTCAACGTGAGCGATAATGGCGATATTGCGAATATCTTCTCTTAATTTTGTCATGATTTCCTCTGAATTTTTAAATTTTATTTCTAACTGAACAATTATACCACAGACGCAGGCAAAAAACACAGCTTTGATAAGTGTAAATGTTTTCATTAAAAAATATGGGAGCGCCATGAGGATTTGCATTTCTCATCCTGAAAATTTATGATATGATTTAGAAAAAAGAAGGAAAACAGATGCGCCTCGACCAAATGCTGGCTGCCAATCATATCAGCCGAAAAAAGATGAAACAAAGCCTTTTACAAAAACAGATTTTTGTGGATGGTAAGCCCGCCTGCAAACTCAGCCAAAACGTTGATACCGGCCTGCAGCAGATTACTTTTCAAGGAAAGCAGGTCAGCGGCCCTGCCCACCGTTACTACATGCTGAATAAACCAGCCGGCGTAGTCACAGCTAATCGCGATGCTGAAAAATTGACTGTTCTGGATTTGCTGGATAAGGTAGTAGAGAAAGGAAATCTTTACTCTATCGGACGGCTGGATAGAGATACCGAAGGGCTTCTTCTAATTACCGACAATGGTCCTTTGGGATTTCAGCTGCTGCACCCTCAATATCATGTCGAAAAAACTTACTATGTAGAAGTCAATGAACCTTTAACCTCGCAGGAAAAAATTGCCTTTCAAGAAGGCATTCGCTTTTTAGACGGCACCACCTGCCAACCTGCCCAACTCTCTATCCTCTCTAGCAGCTCTAATCTGAGCTGTGCTACCGTCAAGATTTCCGAGGGAAAATTCCACCAGATCAAAAAGATGTTTCTGGCAGTTGGTGTCAAGGTCGTTTATCTCAAGCGGATTCAGTTTGGGGATTTTACATTAGACCCAGACCTAGCAACAGGAGATTACCGTCCTTTAAACCAAGAAGAATTAGGTATTATTAAAAAATATTTAGAGAAAAGTTGGTAAAACAAAAAAAGCTTTAAAAAATAAAGCTTTTTTTGTTACTATCCTACTCCATTCATAAGTACCATGACATTTAGAATCCAAACAATTACGGAAATTACAATCCCTACGATACCCAGAATTTTTTCTGTTTTATAGTCTAATTTAGACTCTTTTTGATGTGAATTAGCTAACACCAAACCAATGATACCTAAAATAAGACCTGCCAATGGAATGAAAAAACCAAAGATGATAGATAGGATACCTAAAACGAGTGAGGATTTTTTCTTTTCTTGCATGTTCTAAAAACTCCTTAAAATTAATATTAATTTATTGTAACATAAGAAACTGACTTTGTATATATAATGCGATAAATTTTTGATTTATGTTAACTAGTCTTCACCTTGCCATTCCAAGAATCCAACCCATAAGAAAGAATATAGATTTCTTTAAATCCTTGTTTTTTCAGATACAGAGCCGCATTGGTTACGCGCTGCCCACGACTATTTTCATAGAGGAGAACAGCCTTGTCCTTGCG
This window of the Streptococcus sanguinis genome carries:
- a CDS encoding serine hydrolase domain-containing protein, which produces MKTSFLKSAVALVTCGLVAFGAAQVRADQQKLPSGTPYDQIGQKIENFHKEHEKTSAGLAAAVFDKDGQTIYQKNFGYMDKEKKLAVDDSSVFEWGSATKLTVWLSVMQLWEEGKIDLKTDIKEYLPKDFLKHLKYDKPITMLDLMNHQAGFDETPLSTGAGKSLEELLKSQPAQTYEPGTVTSYSNYSTALAGYIVERISGQDFAAYVHEHIFQPLGMNHTALLPDLSDNTYVRDKRQGEKTYDTNGSLYLDKLLPADIYPAGQATGTFDDFKRFAQALLRKEKLFKRPETWNELYQTTSTFSDKAVAKNAHGFWVTEYEIGSILGHGGHSFAGFSTMISLDFKSGIGMVTMVNQREEATFSFGLPDLVFGKKKQAPNQSQKDFQEGMYRTSRSIQQGPTSISRLTPVYTFYVKDVIKDGHLLLSNYWLWQHRQGRTEVETTYNHLEKLSLWEVVKDYGSVALLGLAVVYAVLVLLLAALGKVYRLLFGKESKRATPRSWKIWHYGTCGLILVSLVNLVGLVIVAVSGKYMPDYRWQTILFAFLALIFLVNAALPIFLRSKFQVSKGRKILTYLTSSASLIVVLNLLYWSLYQWWTLY
- a CDS encoding alpha/beta fold hydrolase; translation: MTHSQKIETMIQNGSDQLYTVCYPNPDKETIILLHGGPGTPDDFKLFIPKLEKDYQLIVFHQRGTRKSPCPSGDYSMEAYIADINTIADHFNVDKFHLLGHSWGGLYAQIYASKIPERLLSLFLSSPGTGTGKQWKQMEKEMMNYNKNHCTTIEWLKMGIYSLLGGLGSSKASQALYRQVARNYNADYPAFRDVTFNLSNVSVRAGNQTRKEIMAYPLLPRLEHPAFPITVTFGDNDIFGASMHFVISRYPSAQVFTIKNSGHFPFLHNPEDYFAILHQHFGA
- a CDS encoding DUF3165 family protein, whose product is MFYLIVGILILLFYIFAAPPSIRGTLNVVTLVLILVVLLILLTLAAFRIFQLPSEIFVSIGVTFLAYFALRDLARMPVKKKEKKNL
- a CDS encoding DUF3165 family protein yields the protein MVYLIIGILILFFYIFAVPSSIKGTVNAVTMVLLIVALIILFGLGIFQIFQLPAEYFVGFGLSVVTVLALRDINRLKPPKKSKKNFDEE
- the typA gene encoding translational GTPase TypA yields the protein MTKLREDIRNIAIIAHVDHGKTTLVDELLKQSHTLDERKELQERAMDSNDIEKERGITILAKNTAVAYEGTRINIMDTPGHADFGGEVERIMKMVDGVVLVVDAYEGTMPQTRFVLKKALEQDLVPIVVVNKIDKPSARPSEVVDEVLELFIELGADDDQLDFPVVYASAINGTSSMSDDPADQEHTMAPIFDTIIDHIPAPVDNSDEPFQFQVSLLDYNDFVGRIGIGRVFRGTVKVGDQVTLSKLDGTTKNFRVTKLFGFFGLERREINEAKAGDLIAVSGMEDIFVGETITPTDAVEALPILHIDEPTLQMTFLVNNSPFAGREGKWVTSRKVEERLQAELQTDVSLRVEPTDSPDKWIVSGRGELHLSILIETMRREGYELQVSRPEVIVKEIDGVKCEPFERVQIDTPEEYQGSVIQSLSERKGEMLDMVATGNGQTRLVFLVPARGLIGYSTEFLSMTRGYGIMNHTFDQYLPLIPGEIGGRHRGALVSIDAGKATTYSIMSIEERGTIFVNPGTEVYEGMIIGENSRENDLTVNITKAKQMTNVRSATKDQTAVIKTPRILTLEESLEFLNDDEYMEVTPESIRLRKQILNKQEREKANKKKKSAAAE
- a CDS encoding 16S rRNA pseudouridine(516) synthase — translated: MRLDQMLAANHISRKKMKQSLLQKQIFVDGKPACKLSQNVDTGLQQITFQGKQVSGPAHRYYMLNKPAGVVTANRDAEKLTVLDLLDKVVEKGNLYSIGRLDRDTEGLLLITDNGPLGFQLLHPQYHVEKTYYVEVNEPLTSQEKIAFQEGIRFLDGTTCQPAQLSILSSSSNLSCATVKISEGKFHQIKKMFLAVGVKVVYLKRIQFGDFTLDPDLATGDYRPLNQEELGIIKKYLEKSW
- a CDS encoding DUF4190 domain-containing protein; the encoded protein is MQEKKKSSLVLGILSIIFGFFIPLAGLILGIIGLVLANSHQKESKLDYKTEKILGIVGIVISVIVWILNVMVLMNGVG